The DNA sequence TCGTGAACCCGACGTAGTCGAGCTCGAGCTTCACCCGCCGGCGCTCGATCTTGTCGACCAGCACGCACGCGCGCACGCGCGCGGGACGGCGCGACTCGAGGTTGCGCTTGAGGTACGCGAGCGTGAAGCCCGTGTCCACGATGTCCTCGACGATCAGCACCTGCCGGCCCTCGATCGACATCGAGAGGTCGGAGACCAGCCGTACCTCGCCCGAGGAGGTCGTGCCGCTCGAGTAGCTCGACACGCCGATGAAGTCGGTCGTCAGCTCGATCGGGATCGCGCGGACCAGGTCGGCCATGAAGAGGAACGCGCCCTGCAGGACGCCGACGAGGATCGGGCGCTCCCCCGCGTAGTCGCGCGCGATCGCCCGGGCGAGCTCGGCGACCCGCGCCCGGAGCGCCTCCTCCGTGATGAGGACGCGGCCCGGCCGCGGGGCCATCCTACCGGGCCGTGACGAACGTCGAGAACGCGCGGTCGGCGCCGATGCGCGCCGCCGCCGCCTGCGCCGCGTCGCGCGTGGCGAACGCGCCCACGCGCACGCGGAAGCGGATGGGCCCGTCCGTCTCGACGACGTCGGCGTCGTGCCCGGCGGCGGCCACGCGCGCCCGGAGCGCCTCCGCCGGCTCCCGCGTCTTGTAGGCGCCC is a window from the Candidatus Methylomirabilota bacterium genome containing:
- the hpt gene encoding hypoxanthine phosphoribosyltransferase — protein: MAPRPGRVLITEEALRARVAELARAIARDYAGERPILVGVLQGAFLFMADLVRAIPIELTTDFIGVSSYSSGTTSSGEVRLVSDLSMSIEGRQVLIVEDIVDTGFTLAYLKRNLESRRPARVRACVLVDKIERRRVKLELDYVGFTIPNVFVVGYGFDYKGLFRNLPHIAELEGA